From the Vicinamibacterales bacterium genome, one window contains:
- a CDS encoding AmpG family muropeptide MFS transporter, with amino-acid sequence MLRKMLTRKMLTILCLGLASGIPLGIVLTVLQAWMTKSGIDLKTVGLAVLVQMPYTWKFAWSPLMDRFVPPFLGRRRGWMLVSQVLMLVSIVAMGQFDPARAVGTILALATVISFAGASHDIVIDAYRRDVLDESELGFGSAVAVNSYLIGFRYIGVVLGLFLGDVLPWSQVFMILAAFVLVGVVGTLIAIEPRDAVAAPRSLREAVFSPFLDYLKRPGAIEILLFILLYKLGDNLASALLTPFYIKIGFSLKEISVYYKIISFWGTFTGGLVGGALLTRYSIRKCLLAFGVFQGITPLAFSLLVTTGPNVLALAFVVAVETLSLGMGASALTTFMLRLCNRKFSATQYALLTSFMGIPRTIIPASAGFIVDGLGWVQFYVLCVFLAIPGLLLVYFRAPKWEEGLPPA; translated from the coding sequence ATGCTCAGGAAGATGCTCACCCGGAAGATGCTGACGATCCTGTGTCTGGGGCTCGCCTCCGGGATCCCGCTCGGCATCGTCCTGACGGTCCTCCAGGCGTGGATGACCAAGTCGGGGATCGATCTGAAGACGGTTGGGCTGGCCGTCCTCGTCCAGATGCCCTACACCTGGAAGTTCGCCTGGTCCCCCCTCATGGATCGGTTCGTTCCCCCGTTTCTCGGACGGCGGCGGGGCTGGATGCTGGTTTCGCAGGTCCTGATGCTCGTGTCGATTGTCGCCATGGGCCAGTTCGACCCGGCCAGGGCGGTCGGCACCATTCTCGCCCTCGCCACGGTCATTTCCTTTGCCGGGGCCAGCCACGACATCGTCATCGACGCCTACCGGCGCGACGTCCTCGACGAATCCGAACTCGGGTTCGGTTCGGCCGTGGCGGTCAACAGTTACCTGATTGGCTTTCGCTACATCGGGGTGGTGCTGGGGCTGTTTCTCGGTGACGTGCTGCCGTGGAGCCAGGTCTTCATGATCCTGGCGGCGTTCGTGCTCGTCGGCGTGGTCGGCACGCTCATCGCGATCGAGCCCAGGGACGCCGTGGCAGCTCCGCGGAGCCTGCGCGAGGCGGTCTTCAGCCCGTTCCTCGACTACCTCAAGCGGCCGGGGGCCATCGAGATTCTCCTCTTCATCCTCCTGTACAAACTCGGAGACAACCTGGCCAGCGCGCTGCTCACGCCGTTCTACATCAAGATCGGGTTCTCGTTGAAGGAGATCTCGGTCTACTACAAGATCATCTCGTTCTGGGGGACGTTCACGGGCGGGCTCGTCGGAGGTGCGCTCCTCACGCGGTACAGCATCCGGAAGTGTCTGCTGGCGTTCGGCGTGTTCCAGGGCATCACACCGCTGGCGTTCTCGCTGCTGGTCACCACGGGTCCGAACGTCCTGGCCCTGGCCTTCGTCGTCGCCGTCGAGACGTTGAGCCTCGGAATGGGCGCCTCGGCGCTGACGACGTTCATGTTGCGGCTCTGCAACCGCAAGTTCAGCGCCACCCAGTACGCGCTGCTCACGAGTTTCATGGGGATCCCGAGAACGATCATCCCTGCGAGCGCCGGCTTCATCGTGGACGGCCTCGGATGGGTTCAGTTCTACGTCTTGTGTGTGTTCCTCGCGATCCCCGGCCTGCTCCTGGTCTACTTCCGCGCGCCGAAATGGGAAGAGGGCTTGCCGCCGGCGTGA
- a CDS encoding class II aldolase/adducin family protein, whose amino-acid sequence MRIVKTPEQEGVVKYTVKHESTRIDLPAEMGELLSERRRLHALGLIGADAQGVGYGNLSIRLYSSPCFLITCSQSSGLTEVDQRHFAKVTVIDLDKNFLRSIGGRPPSSEALTHAALYQVNGAIRAVAHVHSHRIWSTCRHHLPTTRDDVLYGTPAMGQEMIRLHKRQALGRQGVVVMGGHQDGVIAFGPTLGEAVGEILKLTSEGH is encoded by the coding sequence ATGAGGATCGTGAAGACACCCGAGCAGGAAGGCGTCGTCAAGTACACCGTCAAGCACGAATCGACCAGGATCGACTTGCCCGCCGAGATGGGCGAACTCCTGTCCGAGCGGCGCCGGCTCCACGCACTCGGGCTCATCGGTGCGGACGCCCAGGGAGTTGGCTACGGCAACCTGAGCATCCGCCTGTATTCCTCACCGTGCTTCCTGATTACGTGCAGCCAGTCGAGCGGGCTGACCGAAGTGGATCAACGCCACTTCGCGAAGGTCACCGTCATCGACCTGGACAAGAACTTCCTCCGGTCGATCGGCGGGCGGCCGCCGTCCTCGGAAGCCCTGACCCATGCCGCGCTCTACCAGGTGAATGGCGCCATCCGCGCCGTGGCTCACGTGCACTCGCACCGTATCTGGTCGACCTGTCGCCACCACCTGCCGACGACCCGGGACGACGTCCTGTATGGCACGCCGGCGATGGGTCAGGAGATGATCCGGTTGCACAAGAGGCAGGCGCTCGGCCGGCAGGGGGTCGTGGTGATGGGCGGACACCAGGACGGCGTGATCGCCTTCGGACCGACGCTGGGCGAAGCCGTCGGTGAAATCCTGAAGCTCACATCCGAGGGCCATTGA
- a CDS encoding methyl-accepting chemotaxis protein, protein MIGLNNIKTGVKLTGAFMVVLILTGAVGVTGVYSTATIMGLVTRMYQKETSAISNIKQASIDFCLLRVSIRSAILYQDSASIEKEVRKIADYDAAFQAAATEYSKAIDDEGARAKYRQMLADYGAYLKGAQLVIDHARNHRDAEAFTALLAIQAPGNAAVMAITELAEEHDKQAAGAYEEAKALAARSYRVVIGVMLAAMLAALVIGFLLTRHLTKPLTGVVQMLQELTHGHLGQRLNLRRRDEFGVLAQSMDQFADDLQATVVGSMQKIAAGDLAVDVKPKDAQDEIVPAITRTVAALRGLVAEAGMLSRAAVEGRLATRGDAQKFEGGYRDIITGVNNTLDAVIGPLNVAAEYVDRIAKGDIPPKITDTYRGDFNEIKSNLNVCIESLAAKAEVADAIAKGNLAVTVAVASDQDRLGHAMQTMKAAIEALVVDVRLLGQSAVEGKLATRADASRHGGDFRKIVEGVNATLDAVIGPLNVAAEYVDRIAKGDIPPRITDTFAGDFNEIKTNLNTCIDAVHALVADANALSQAAVAGRLATRADAGKHQGDFRRIVEGVNATLDAVIGPLNVAAEYVDRIAKGDIPSRITDSYAGDFNEIKNNLNTCIDAVHALVADAAALATAAAEGQLGTRGDAAKHGGDFGKIVNGINATIDALVGHLDVVPAPAFIVDRDFAIRYANLAAAGLAGLTPRAMVGTHCYDHFKTLDCRTEKCATGLCMRQLIQVSSETEAHPQGKQFEIAYTGVPIRDGQGRVAGAMEFITDQTAVKRAARVAVKVSDFQSAEVLKFVASLDRVAKGDLAVETAVAQADEDTREFADNFAKLNQALGMMIQGVRNLVQDTNRLAEAALAGKIRERADASHHAGEFRNVVDGVNRTLDLLTEPIVQVTQSAKSLGASSEELTTISQQMAANAEETATQTNVVSAASEQVSKNLTVVATSSEEMLASIREIAKSANEAARMAKNAVGVANATNETVKKLGDSSIEIGNVIKVITSIAEQTNLLALNATIEAARAGDAGKGFAVVANEVKELAKATAKATEEISQKIEAIQGETKGAVTAIGEIGSLITQIDDVSNTIASAVEEQTATTNEIGRNITEAARGAGEIARNVSSVAGAAQSASHGASDTQKAARALSEMAAQLQTLVGRFSL, encoded by the coding sequence ATGATTGGTTTGAACAATATCAAGACTGGCGTGAAGCTGACGGGCGCCTTCATGGTGGTGCTGATCCTCACGGGCGCTGTAGGCGTCACCGGAGTGTACAGCACGGCGACCATCATGGGGCTGGTCACACGGATGTACCAGAAGGAGACGAGCGCGATCTCGAACATCAAGCAGGCCTCGATCGACTTCTGCCTGCTGCGGGTTTCGATCCGCTCGGCCATCCTGTACCAGGACTCGGCCAGCATCGAGAAGGAAGTCCGGAAGATTGCCGACTACGACGCCGCGTTCCAGGCGGCCGCGACCGAGTACTCCAAGGCCATTGATGACGAGGGGGCAAGAGCCAAGTACCGGCAGATGCTGGCCGACTACGGCGCCTATCTGAAAGGGGCGCAACTGGTCATCGACCACGCACGCAACCACCGAGATGCGGAGGCCTTCACGGCCCTGCTGGCCATTCAGGCGCCAGGTAACGCAGCCGTGATGGCGATCACCGAGCTGGCGGAGGAACACGACAAGCAGGCGGCCGGCGCCTATGAGGAGGCCAAGGCGCTCGCGGCGCGCTCCTACCGGGTCGTGATTGGCGTCATGCTCGCCGCCATGCTCGCCGCGCTGGTGATCGGGTTCCTTCTCACGCGGCACCTGACCAAGCCGCTGACCGGCGTCGTCCAGATGCTCCAGGAGCTCACCCACGGGCACCTCGGGCAGAGGCTCAATCTCCGGCGCCGTGACGAATTCGGCGTGCTGGCGCAGTCGATGGACCAGTTCGCGGACGACCTGCAGGCGACCGTCGTGGGGAGTATGCAGAAGATCGCGGCCGGCGACCTGGCCGTCGACGTGAAGCCGAAGGACGCGCAGGACGAGATTGTGCCGGCGATCACCCGGACGGTGGCGGCGCTGCGCGGCCTGGTGGCCGAAGCGGGAATGCTGTCCAGGGCGGCGGTCGAGGGGCGGCTGGCGACGCGCGGCGACGCGCAGAAGTTCGAGGGCGGTTACCGCGACATCATCACTGGCGTGAACAATACGCTGGACGCAGTCATCGGACCGCTCAACGTGGCGGCAGAATACGTGGACCGGATCGCCAAAGGCGACATCCCGCCGAAGATCACCGACACGTACCGGGGCGATTTCAACGAGATCAAGAGCAACCTCAACGTGTGCATCGAGTCACTGGCTGCCAAGGCCGAGGTGGCGGATGCGATTGCAAAGGGCAATCTGGCCGTCACCGTCGCCGTCGCGTCGGACCAGGACCGTCTGGGGCACGCGATGCAGACCATGAAGGCAGCCATCGAGGCCCTCGTCGTCGATGTCCGGCTGCTCGGCCAGTCGGCCGTTGAGGGCAAGCTGGCGACACGCGCTGACGCAAGCAGGCACGGCGGGGACTTCCGGAAAATCGTCGAGGGCGTGAACGCCACATTGGATGCGGTGATCGGGCCGCTGAACGTGGCCGCCGAGTACGTGGACCGGATTGCCAAGGGCGACATTCCGCCGCGGATCACCGACACGTTCGCGGGCGACTTCAACGAGATCAAGACCAACCTGAACACCTGCATCGATGCGGTGCACGCGCTCGTGGCCGACGCCAACGCGCTCTCGCAGGCCGCGGTGGCCGGACGCCTGGCGACGCGCGCCGACGCGGGCAAGCACCAGGGAGACTTCCGCAGGATCGTCGAGGGAGTGAACGCGACGCTGGACGCGGTGATCGGACCGCTGAACGTGGCGGCGGAGTACGTGGACCGGATCGCCAAGGGCGACATCCCCTCGCGAATCACCGACTCGTACGCCGGCGACTTCAACGAGATCAAGAACAACCTGAACACGTGCATCGACGCGGTGCACGCGCTCGTGGCCGACGCGGCGGCCCTTGCCACGGCCGCCGCGGAGGGACAGCTCGGAACCCGGGGCGACGCGGCGAAGCACGGCGGAGATTTCGGGAAGATCGTGAACGGCATCAACGCCACGATCGACGCGCTCGTCGGCCACCTGGACGTGGTACCGGCCCCCGCGTTCATCGTCGACCGGGACTTCGCCATCCGGTACGCGAACCTCGCGGCGGCGGGGCTGGCGGGCCTGACGCCGCGAGCCATGGTCGGCACGCACTGCTACGACCACTTCAAGACGCTGGACTGCCGGACCGAGAAGTGCGCCACCGGACTGTGCATGCGGCAGCTGATCCAGGTCTCCTCGGAAACCGAGGCGCACCCGCAGGGCAAACAGTTCGAGATTGCGTACACCGGAGTGCCGATCAGGGACGGCCAGGGGCGCGTCGCCGGCGCGATGGAGTTCATCACCGACCAGACCGCCGTGAAGCGCGCCGCCCGTGTCGCCGTGAAGGTCAGCGACTTCCAGTCGGCCGAAGTCCTCAAGTTCGTCGCCAGCCTGGACAGGGTGGCGAAGGGCGACCTCGCGGTGGAGACGGCGGTGGCACAGGCCGACGAGGACACGCGGGAGTTCGCCGACAACTTCGCGAAGCTCAATCAGGCGCTCGGCATGATGATCCAGGGCGTCCGTAACCTCGTGCAGGACACGAACCGTCTGGCGGAGGCAGCCCTCGCCGGCAAGATCAGGGAGCGGGCGGACGCCTCGCACCACGCGGGCGAGTTCCGAAACGTCGTCGACGGCGTCAACCGGACGTTGGATCTCCTCACCGAACCGATCGTCCAGGTCACCCAGAGTGCGAAGAGCCTGGGAGCGTCGTCCGAGGAGTTGACGACGATCAGCCAGCAGATGGCGGCGAACGCCGAGGAGACGGCGACGCAGACCAACGTGGTATCGGCCGCGTCCGAGCAGGTGTCGAAGAACCTGACGGTCGTCGCGACGAGTTCGGAGGAGATGCTGGCCTCGATCCGCGAAATTGCCAAGAGCGCGAACGAGGCGGCGAGGATGGCGAAGAACGCCGTCGGCGTCGCGAATGCCACCAACGAGACGGTGAAGAAACTCGGCGACAGCTCGATCGAGATCGGCAACGTCATCAAGGTCATCACGTCGATCGCCGAGCAGACCAACCTGCTCGCGTTGAACGCGACCATCGAGGCGGCGCGCGCCGGCGACGCGGGCAAGGGGTTCGCGGTCGTCGCCAACGAGGTGAAGGAACTCGCCAAGGCGACGGCGAAGGCCACCGAGGAAATCAGCCAGAAGATCGAGGCCATCCAGGGGGAGACGAAGGGCGCGGTGACGGCGATCGGCGAGATCGGCAGCCTCATCACGCAGATCGACGACGTGTCGAACACGATCGCGTCGGCGGTCGAGGAACAGACGGCGACCACGAACGAGATCGGCCGGAACATCACCGAGGCGGCACGGGGCGCGGGCGAGATTGCCCGCAATGTCTCGAGCGTGGCGGGCGCCGCGCAGTCGGCGTCGCACGGTGCCAGCGACACGCAGAAGGCCGCGCGAGCCCTGTCGGAGATGGCCGCGCAGCTCCAGACGCTGGTCGGGAGGTTCAGCCTCTAG
- a CDS encoding ATP-binding protein gives MAVRNPSWLLAARLLAVLGIVAAVVFVYTRIFPVNSTTVALTLLLAVLGIASHWGLIEALVTAITSVVCVNYFFLAPVGTLTIADPQNWIALLAFLVTAVVASQLSASARREAREAAARSGEIERLYSLSRSLMVTGEADNISEQLVGHIRRTLPVAAVAFFDRAEDRVFRAGDESRGLPDARLRDAALQETVFQDFAAGETILPVTLGGRVIGSIGFAGQAESESAYRAVASLAAIAVERARGREAASRAEAARQSQELKSAILDSVAHDFKTPLTSIKAAATGLLEGKLEADTSRDLAQVIDEEADRLNVMVTDAIQTARIDAGDLHPRREPCSAVEILERAVAACAGRLEGRAITWDIEAALPAVNVDASLVALVLRQVLDNALKYSPPDSPLHVSARVSGRQVRLGVSDRGVGVASRERVRVFDRLYRGDAGNQAPGTGMGLAIARQIVEAHDGRIWAEDHDGGGSTFAFTLPIAGEDEP, from the coding sequence GTGGCTGTTCGCAATCCCTCGTGGCTGCTGGCGGCGCGGCTCCTGGCCGTCCTGGGAATCGTGGCGGCCGTGGTCTTCGTCTATACGAGGATCTTCCCCGTCAACAGCACCACGGTCGCATTGACGCTGCTCCTGGCCGTCCTCGGCATCGCCTCGCACTGGGGGCTCATCGAGGCCCTGGTGACGGCCATCACATCGGTGGTCTGCGTCAATTACTTCTTCCTCGCGCCCGTCGGAACGCTGACGATCGCCGACCCGCAGAACTGGATTGCGCTGCTGGCGTTCCTGGTCACGGCAGTGGTCGCCAGCCAGTTGTCGGCGAGCGCGCGGCGGGAGGCGCGGGAAGCGGCGGCCCGTTCGGGCGAGATCGAGCGTCTCTACAGCCTCAGCCGCAGCCTGATGGTCACGGGCGAAGCGGACAACATCTCCGAACAGCTCGTGGGACACATCCGGCGCACGCTTCCTGTTGCCGCGGTCGCCTTCTTCGACCGGGCTGAGGATCGCGTGTTTCGCGCGGGCGACGAGTCGCGGGGACTGCCCGACGCCCGGCTCCGGGATGCCGCGCTCCAGGAGACGGTCTTTCAGGACTTCGCGGCAGGCGAGACGATTCTGCCGGTGACGCTTGGCGGCCGGGTGATCGGCAGCATCGGGTTCGCCGGTCAGGCGGAATCGGAGTCCGCCTACCGCGCCGTGGCCAGCCTGGCGGCCATCGCGGTCGAACGGGCCCGCGGACGCGAAGCGGCGAGTCGGGCGGAGGCGGCCCGGCAGAGCCAGGAGTTGAAGTCGGCGATCCTCGACAGCGTCGCGCACGATTTCAAGACCCCGCTCACGTCGATCAAGGCCGCCGCGACCGGCCTGCTCGAAGGGAAACTCGAAGCCGACACGTCGCGCGATCTGGCACAGGTCATCGACGAGGAGGCAGATCGCCTGAACGTGATGGTGACCGACGCCATCCAGACCGCGCGGATCGACGCGGGCGATCTCCACCCACGGCGCGAGCCGTGTTCCGCGGTTGAAATCCTCGAGCGCGCGGTTGCGGCGTGTGCCGGGCGCCTCGAAGGCAGGGCGATCACGTGGGACATCGAGGCGGCCCTGCCGGCCGTGAACGTCGACGCGAGCCTGGTGGCGCTCGTGCTGCGCCAGGTGCTCGACAACGCGCTCAAGTACTCGCCCCCCGACAGCCCCCTCCATGTGTCGGCGCGCGTCAGCGGCCGGCAGGTTCGTCTTGGGGTGTCGGATCGTGGGGTCGGCGTCGCAAGCCGCGAACGGGTGCGCGTGTTCGACCGGCTGTACCGAGGCGACGCAGGAAACCAGGCCCCGGGCACCGGCATGGGGCTCGCCATCGCGCGCCAGATCGTCGAGGCGCACGACGGCCGCATCTGGGCCGAGGATCATGACGGGGGCGGCAGCACGTTCGCCTTCACGCTGCCGATTGCCGGCGAGGACGAACCATGA
- a CDS encoding response regulator transcription factor, translating into MTARILVIDDEPQIRRVMRTTLVASGYVVTDARSGEEGLQKLRDARPDLILLDLNMPGMGGMAACREIRHAWDGPIIVLSVRGGDHDKVEALDAGADDYVTKPFSTTELLARIRAALRRAPTAWAEDTPPALVLGCVRVDFRTRRIIQGDSEVRLTPKEFDLLEYLVAHAGTVIPHARLLQAVWGPDYGNEVEYLRVFINHLRKKVEVDPASPRFILTEPRVGYRFERPPASDTDRPAQG; encoded by the coding sequence ATGACCGCGCGAATCCTCGTCATAGACGATGAGCCGCAGATTCGGCGCGTGATGCGGACCACGCTCGTGGCCTCCGGCTACGTGGTCACCGACGCCCGCAGTGGCGAAGAGGGCCTGCAGAAGCTGAGGGACGCCAGGCCGGATCTGATCCTGCTGGACCTCAACATGCCGGGGATGGGCGGCATGGCCGCGTGCCGGGAGATTCGCCACGCCTGGGACGGACCGATCATCGTCCTGTCGGTGCGCGGTGGCGACCACGACAAGGTGGAAGCGCTCGATGCCGGCGCGGACGACTACGTGACCAAGCCGTTCAGCACGACCGAACTGCTCGCGCGCATCCGCGCGGCCCTCCGGCGCGCGCCGACCGCCTGGGCTGAGGACACGCCTCCCGCGCTCGTCCTGGGCTGCGTTCGCGTGGACTTCCGCACGCGTCGCATCATCCAGGGCGACAGTGAAGTCCGCCTGACACCGAAGGAATTCGACCTCCTGGAGTACCTCGTCGCCCACGCGGGCACGGTCATCCCCCACGCGCGCCTGCTCCAGGCGGTGTGGGGACCGGACTACGGGAACGAGGTCGAGTACCTGCGCGTGTTCATCAACCACCTGCGCAAGAAAGTCGAGGTCGACCCGGCAAGTCCGCGGTTCATCCTCACCGAGCCGAGGGTCGGCTATCGCTTCGAGCGGCCGCCCGCATCGGATACCGATCGTCCAGCGCAAGGTTGA
- the kdpC gene encoding potassium-transporting ATPase subunit KdpC has protein sequence MRIAANLRTAVLMILVATGLLGVAYPLAVTACAQLLFPDSADGQLIVRNGRVIGSRLIGQPFSAPEYFHSRPSAAGPAGYDATASGGSNLGPTSAALVALVRARADAARREDGSGPVPIDLVTASASGLDPHITPANAAFQAARVARVRGVTPAIIERLIEAHTEGRQLGFLGEPRVNVLLLNLALDDRYPMRAAARSDSRPSAR, from the coding sequence ATGAGGATTGCCGCCAATCTGCGGACTGCCGTTCTGATGATTCTGGTCGCCACCGGGCTTCTCGGGGTTGCCTATCCGCTGGCCGTGACGGCGTGCGCGCAACTCCTGTTTCCTGACAGCGCCGACGGCCAGCTCATCGTCAGGAATGGCCGGGTGATCGGTTCACGCCTGATCGGGCAGCCGTTCTCGGCACCCGAGTACTTCCATTCCCGTCCATCGGCCGCGGGACCTGCCGGGTATGACGCCACCGCGTCAGGCGGTTCGAATCTGGGGCCGACCAGCGCGGCGCTGGTTGCTCTCGTCCGCGCGCGGGCCGACGCTGCACGCCGGGAAGACGGGAGCGGCCCGGTGCCGATCGATCTGGTGACCGCGTCGGCATCCGGCCTCGACCCTCACATCACGCCGGCGAACGCGGCGTTTCAAGCCGCGCGGGTGGCGAGGGTGCGCGGCGTCACGCCCGCGATCATCGAGCGCCTGATCGAGGCCCACACGGAGGGCCGTCAACTCGGGTTCCTCGGCGAACCGCGGGTCAACGTGCTGCTGCTCAACCTTGCGCTGGACGATCGGTATCCGATGCGGGCGGCCGCTCGAAGCGATAGCCGACCCTCGGCTCGGTGA
- the kdpB gene encoding potassium-transporting ATPase subunit KdpB, whose protein sequence is MTATSPSFSNPQLVLRSAWAAVLKLNPRLMMRNPVMFVVELGSALTAVQLVRDLFRSVPDVGFELQITVWLWLTVLFANFAEAMAEGRGKAQADSLRRSRTDTLARRLTRGGDIEVVRAPDLRKGDLVMVPAGDVIPADGDVVEGVATVDESAITGESAPVIRESGGDRSAVTGGTRVLSDWIKVRVTSNPGETFLDRMIALVEGAERQKTPNEVALDILLAGLTIVFLIAVVTLEPLAQYSGAPQSIFVLAALLVCLIPTTIGGLLSAIGIAGMDRLVQRNVLAMSGRAVEAAGDVQTLLLDKTGTITFGNRQATEFLPAAGVTETDLADAAQLASLADETPEGRSIVVLAKTRYALRGRSLQPSGATFVPFTALTRMSGVNLDGREIRKGSVDAIERYVRSHGGAVPEDLRMLTSSVASSGGTPLVVAERGRALGVIHLKDIVKGGIRERFAELRAMGIRTVMITGDNPLTAAAIANEAGVDDFLAEATPEDKMRLIAREQADGKLVAMTGDGTNDAPALAQADVGVAMNSGTQAAKEAGNMVDLDSNPTKLLEVVEIGKQLLMTRGALTTFSIANDVSKYFAIIPAMFMGAFPVLAALNVMRLRTPQSAILSAVIFNALIIVALVPLALRGVRYRPMSAAALLRRNFLIYGVGGLLLPFAGIKAIDMVIGLLRLA, encoded by the coding sequence ATGACTGCCACCTCCCCGTCCTTCTCGAACCCGCAACTGGTCCTTCGTTCGGCCTGGGCCGCCGTGCTCAAGTTGAACCCTCGCCTGATGATGCGAAACCCGGTGATGTTCGTGGTGGAGCTGGGCAGCGCGCTCACCGCGGTTCAACTCGTGCGGGACCTGTTCCGTTCGGTGCCCGACGTTGGATTCGAACTTCAGATCACGGTCTGGCTGTGGCTGACGGTGCTCTTCGCCAACTTCGCGGAGGCGATGGCGGAAGGCCGTGGGAAGGCGCAGGCCGACTCTCTCCGCCGTTCGCGAACCGATACGCTCGCGCGCAGGCTGACCAGGGGCGGGGACATCGAGGTCGTTCGTGCTCCCGATCTGCGCAAGGGCGACCTCGTGATGGTGCCGGCGGGCGACGTGATTCCCGCGGACGGGGACGTGGTCGAAGGCGTGGCCACGGTTGACGAATCGGCCATCACGGGCGAGTCCGCGCCCGTCATCCGGGAGTCCGGCGGCGACCGTTCGGCAGTGACCGGCGGCACGCGCGTCCTTTCCGATTGGATCAAGGTCCGGGTGACGTCGAACCCCGGCGAGACGTTTCTCGACCGTATGATCGCGCTGGTGGAAGGTGCCGAACGCCAGAAGACGCCGAATGAGGTGGCTCTCGACATCCTGCTCGCCGGCCTGACGATCGTCTTCCTGATTGCCGTCGTCACGCTCGAACCGCTCGCCCAGTACTCGGGGGCACCGCAGTCGATCTTCGTCCTGGCCGCGCTGCTGGTCTGCCTGATCCCGACGACGATCGGAGGCCTGCTGTCGGCGATTGGGATTGCCGGGATGGATCGCCTCGTCCAGCGGAACGTCCTGGCGATGTCAGGACGCGCGGTCGAGGCAGCAGGCGACGTCCAGACGCTGCTGCTCGACAAGACCGGGACGATCACCTTCGGCAACCGACAGGCGACCGAGTTCCTTCCGGCCGCGGGCGTGACCGAGACCGACCTGGCCGACGCCGCACAGCTGGCATCGCTGGCGGACGAGACGCCGGAGGGTCGATCGATTGTCGTGCTGGCGAAGACCCGGTACGCGCTGCGGGGACGATCGCTCCAGCCGAGCGGCGCGACGTTCGTGCCCTTCACGGCGCTGACGCGCATGTCCGGCGTGAACCTCGACGGGCGGGAAATTCGGAAGGGCTCGGTCGATGCCATCGAGCGCTACGTGCGATCGCACGGCGGGGCCGTGCCGGAGGACCTGCGGATGCTCACCTCGAGCGTGGCGTCGTCCGGTGGCACGCCGCTCGTCGTCGCGGAACGCGGCCGAGCTCTTGGCGTGATCCACCTGAAGGACATCGTGAAGGGCGGAATCCGAGAGCGCTTTGCCGAGCTTCGCGCGATGGGGATCCGGACCGTGATGATTACGGGCGACAACCCGCTGACCGCCGCGGCGATTGCGAACGAAGCAGGCGTCGACGACTTCCTGGCGGAGGCCACGCCGGAAGACAAGATGCGACTGATCGCGCGCGAACAGGCCGACGGCAAGCTGGTGGCGATGACCGGTGACGGGACGAACGACGCGCCCGCGCTTGCGCAGGCCGACGTCGGCGTGGCGATGAATTCCGGGACGCAGGCTGCAAAGGAAGCCGGCAACATGGTGGATCTCGACTCGAATCCGACGAAGCTGCTCGAGGTCGTCGAGATCGGCAAGCAACTGCTGATGACGCGCGGCGCCCTGACGACGTTCTCGATTGCGAACGACGTGTCCAAGTACTTCGCCATCATCCCGGCGATGTTCATGGGCGCGTTTCCGGTGCTCGCGGCCCTGAACGTCATGCGCCTGCGAACGCCGCAGTCGGCGATCCTCTCGGCCGTCATCTTCAACGCCCTGATCATCGTCGCGCTCGTGCCGCTCGCGCTGCGCGGTGTGCGCTACCGGCCGATGAGCGCAGCGGCGCTGCTGCGCCGCAACTTCCTGATCTACGGCGTCGGCGGCCTGCTGCTGCCGTTCGCGGGGATCAAGGCGATCGACATGGTGATTGGCCTGCTGCGGCTGGCCTAG